A DNA window from Eptesicus fuscus isolate TK198812 chromosome 8, DD_ASM_mEF_20220401, whole genome shotgun sequence contains the following coding sequences:
- the BIVM gene encoding basic immunoglobulin-like variable motif-containing protein isoform X1: MPNDAEAERASDSGNHEHKSERKSPEENLQDAVQSFCTRASGAPLAAKGDGHYPWSCPVTHTREKIYAICSDYAFLNQATSIYKTPNPSRTSCLPDSTSLSAGNNSSRYIGIPTSTSEIIYNDENSLENLSNSLGKLPLAWEIDKSEFDGVTTNLKHKSGNVKKQISKKKASDKKGRHQREWPQHSPLEDIKQRKVLDLRRWYCISRPQYKTSCGISSLVSCWNFLYSTVGAGNLPPITQEEALHILGFQPPFEDIRFGPFTGNTTLMRWFRQINDHFHVKGCSYVLYKPHGKNKTAGETASGALSKLTRGLKDESMAYIYHCQNHYFCPIGFEATPVKANKAFSRGPLSPQEVEYWILIGESSRKHPAIHCKKWADIVTDLNTQNPEFLDIRHLERGLQYRKTKKVGGNLHCIIAFQRLSWQRFGFWNFPFGTIRQESQPPTHGQGIAKSESEDNISKKHHGRLGRSFSASFHQESAWKKMSSIHERRNSGYQGYSDYGGND; encoded by the exons ATGCCTAACGATGCAGAAGCAGAAAGGGCAAGTGATTCTGGAAATCATGAGCACAAATCCGAGAGAAAGTCTCCTGAAGAGAACCTACAAGATGCTGTACAATCTTTCTGCACACGTGCCTCAGGAGCACCCTTGGCTGCCAAAGGAGATGGCCATTATCCGTGGAGCTGTCCAGTGACCCATACGCGGGAGAAAATTTATGCCATCTGTTCAGACTACGCCTTTCTCAACCAGGCAACCTCAATCTATAAAACTCCAAATCCATCCCGCACTTCTTGCCTCCCTGATAGTACCTCTTTATCTGCTGGAAATAATTCATCAAGATACATTGGCATCCCAACTAGTACATCAGAAATCATCTACAATGATGAAAATAGCTTGGAAAACTTATCCAATAGCCTGGGCAAGCTACCTCTCGCATGGGAAATTGATAAATCTGAATTTGATGGGGTGACCACAAATTTGAAACACAAATCAG GCAATGTAAAGaaacaaatttcaaagaaaaaagctTCAGATAAAAAAGGAAGACATCAAAGGGAGTGGCCCCAGCATTCTCCTCTTGAAGATATTAAGCAGCGGAAAGTATTAGACCTCAGACGATG GTACTGCATAAGCCGACCACAATATAAGACTTCTTGTGGTATCTCTTCATTAGTTTCTTGTTGGAATTTCTTATATAGCACAGTGGGAGCTGGAAA TCTTCCACCGATTACCCAAGAAGAAGCATTGCATATTTTGGGATTTCAACCCCCATTTGAAGATATTAGATTTGGCCCTTTCACTGGAAATACAACACTTATGAG ATGGTTTAGACAAATTAATGACCACTTCCATGTAAAAGGATGCTCGTACGTTCTATATAAGCCTCATGGGAAGAATAAAACAGCTGGAGAAACTG cttCAGGGGCCTTGTCGAAGTTAACTCGTGGATTAAAAGATGAATCCATGGCTTATATTTATCATTGCCAGAATCATTACTTTTGTCCGATTGGCTTTGAAGCAACCCCTGTTAAAGCCAATAAAGCATTCAG CAGGGGTCCCCTCTCACCACAAGAAGTAGAATATTGGATCTTAATTGGAGAATCAAGTAGAAAACATCCTGCTATTCACTGTAAAAA GTGGGCAGATATTGTTACTGATCTGAATACTCAAAATCCAGAATTTCTAGATATCCGGCACTTGGAGAGGGGGCTGCAGTATCGAAAAACCAAGAAG gtTGGGGGAAATTTGCATTGTATTATAGCATTCCAGAGACTTAGTTGGCAAAGGTTTGGCTTTTGGAACTTTCCATTTGGAACCATTAGACAAGAGTCACAACCTCCAACACATGGCCAGGGAATTGCCAAATCTGAGAGTGAAGACAATATCTCCAAGAAGCATCATGGGCGCCTGGGCCGGTCTTTCAGTGCTAGTTTCCATCAGGAATCAGCATGGAAAAAGATGTCCAGTATTCATGAGAGAAGG
- the BIVM gene encoding basic immunoglobulin-like variable motif-containing protein isoform X4, with translation MPNDAEAERASDSGNHEHKSERKSPEENLQDAVQSFCTRASGAPLAAKGDGHYPWSCPVTHTREKIYAICSDYAFLNQATSIYKTPNPSRTSCLPDSTSLSAGNNSSRYIGIPTSTSEIIYNDENSLENLSNSLGKLPLAWEIDKSEFDGVTTNLKHKSGNVKKQISKKKASDKKGRHQREWPQHSPLEDIKQRKVLDLRRWYCISRPQYKTSCGISSLVSCWNFLYSTVGAGNLPPITQEEALHILGFQPPFEDIRFGPFTGNTTLMRWFRQINDHFHVKGCSYVLYKPHGKNKTAGETASGALSKLTRGLKDESMAYIYHCQNHYFCPIGFEATPVKANKAFSRGPLSPQEVEYWILIGESSRKHPAIHCKKWADIVTDLNTQNPEFLDIRHLERGLQYRKTKKR, from the exons ATGCCTAACGATGCAGAAGCAGAAAGGGCAAGTGATTCTGGAAATCATGAGCACAAATCCGAGAGAAAGTCTCCTGAAGAGAACCTACAAGATGCTGTACAATCTTTCTGCACACGTGCCTCAGGAGCACCCTTGGCTGCCAAAGGAGATGGCCATTATCCGTGGAGCTGTCCAGTGACCCATACGCGGGAGAAAATTTATGCCATCTGTTCAGACTACGCCTTTCTCAACCAGGCAACCTCAATCTATAAAACTCCAAATCCATCCCGCACTTCTTGCCTCCCTGATAGTACCTCTTTATCTGCTGGAAATAATTCATCAAGATACATTGGCATCCCAACTAGTACATCAGAAATCATCTACAATGATGAAAATAGCTTGGAAAACTTATCCAATAGCCTGGGCAAGCTACCTCTCGCATGGGAAATTGATAAATCTGAATTTGATGGGGTGACCACAAATTTGAAACACAAATCAG GCAATGTAAAGaaacaaatttcaaagaaaaaagctTCAGATAAAAAAGGAAGACATCAAAGGGAGTGGCCCCAGCATTCTCCTCTTGAAGATATTAAGCAGCGGAAAGTATTAGACCTCAGACGATG GTACTGCATAAGCCGACCACAATATAAGACTTCTTGTGGTATCTCTTCATTAGTTTCTTGTTGGAATTTCTTATATAGCACAGTGGGAGCTGGAAA TCTTCCACCGATTACCCAAGAAGAAGCATTGCATATTTTGGGATTTCAACCCCCATTTGAAGATATTAGATTTGGCCCTTTCACTGGAAATACAACACTTATGAG ATGGTTTAGACAAATTAATGACCACTTCCATGTAAAAGGATGCTCGTACGTTCTATATAAGCCTCATGGGAAGAATAAAACAGCTGGAGAAACTG cttCAGGGGCCTTGTCGAAGTTAACTCGTGGATTAAAAGATGAATCCATGGCTTATATTTATCATTGCCAGAATCATTACTTTTGTCCGATTGGCTTTGAAGCAACCCCTGTTAAAGCCAATAAAGCATTCAG CAGGGGTCCCCTCTCACCACAAGAAGTAGAATATTGGATCTTAATTGGAGAATCAAGTAGAAAACATCCTGCTATTCACTGTAAAAA GTGGGCAGATATTGTTACTGATCTGAATACTCAAAATCCAGAATTTCTAGATATCCGGCACTTGGAGAGGGGGCTGCAGTATCGAAAAACCAAGAAG
- the BIVM gene encoding basic immunoglobulin-like variable motif-containing protein isoform X2 gives MPNDAEAERASDSGNHEHKSERKSPEENLQDAVQSFCTRASGAPLAAKGDGHYPWSCPVTHTREKIYAICSDYAFLNQATSIYKTPNPSRTSCLPDSTSLSAGNNSSRYIGIPTSTSEIIYNDENSLENLSNSLGKLPLAWEIDKSEFDGVTTNLKHKSGNVKKQISKKKASDKKGRHQREWPQHSPLEDIKQRKVLDLRRWYCISRPQYKTSCGISSLVSCWNFLYSTVGAGNLPPITQEEALHILGFQPPFEDIRFGPFTGNTTLMRWFRQINDHFHVKGCSYVLYKPHGKNKTAGETASGALSKLTRGLKDESMAYIYHCQNHYFCPIGFEATPVKANKAFRGPLSPQEVEYWILIGESSRKHPAIHCKKWADIVTDLNTQNPEFLDIRHLERGLQYRKTKKVGGNLHCIIAFQRLSWQRFGFWNFPFGTIRQESQPPTHGQGIAKSESEDNISKKHHGRLGRSFSASFHQESAWKKMSSIHERRNSGYQGYSDYGGND, from the exons ATGCCTAACGATGCAGAAGCAGAAAGGGCAAGTGATTCTGGAAATCATGAGCACAAATCCGAGAGAAAGTCTCCTGAAGAGAACCTACAAGATGCTGTACAATCTTTCTGCACACGTGCCTCAGGAGCACCCTTGGCTGCCAAAGGAGATGGCCATTATCCGTGGAGCTGTCCAGTGACCCATACGCGGGAGAAAATTTATGCCATCTGTTCAGACTACGCCTTTCTCAACCAGGCAACCTCAATCTATAAAACTCCAAATCCATCCCGCACTTCTTGCCTCCCTGATAGTACCTCTTTATCTGCTGGAAATAATTCATCAAGATACATTGGCATCCCAACTAGTACATCAGAAATCATCTACAATGATGAAAATAGCTTGGAAAACTTATCCAATAGCCTGGGCAAGCTACCTCTCGCATGGGAAATTGATAAATCTGAATTTGATGGGGTGACCACAAATTTGAAACACAAATCAG GCAATGTAAAGaaacaaatttcaaagaaaaaagctTCAGATAAAAAAGGAAGACATCAAAGGGAGTGGCCCCAGCATTCTCCTCTTGAAGATATTAAGCAGCGGAAAGTATTAGACCTCAGACGATG GTACTGCATAAGCCGACCACAATATAAGACTTCTTGTGGTATCTCTTCATTAGTTTCTTGTTGGAATTTCTTATATAGCACAGTGGGAGCTGGAAA TCTTCCACCGATTACCCAAGAAGAAGCATTGCATATTTTGGGATTTCAACCCCCATTTGAAGATATTAGATTTGGCCCTTTCACTGGAAATACAACACTTATGAG ATGGTTTAGACAAATTAATGACCACTTCCATGTAAAAGGATGCTCGTACGTTCTATATAAGCCTCATGGGAAGAATAAAACAGCTGGAGAAACTG cttCAGGGGCCTTGTCGAAGTTAACTCGTGGATTAAAAGATGAATCCATGGCTTATATTTATCATTGCCAGAATCATTACTTTTGTCCGATTGGCTTTGAAGCAACCCCTGTTAAAGCCAATAAAGCATTCAG GGGTCCCCTCTCACCACAAGAAGTAGAATATTGGATCTTAATTGGAGAATCAAGTAGAAAACATCCTGCTATTCACTGTAAAAA GTGGGCAGATATTGTTACTGATCTGAATACTCAAAATCCAGAATTTCTAGATATCCGGCACTTGGAGAGGGGGCTGCAGTATCGAAAAACCAAGAAG gtTGGGGGAAATTTGCATTGTATTATAGCATTCCAGAGACTTAGTTGGCAAAGGTTTGGCTTTTGGAACTTTCCATTTGGAACCATTAGACAAGAGTCACAACCTCCAACACATGGCCAGGGAATTGCCAAATCTGAGAGTGAAGACAATATCTCCAAGAAGCATCATGGGCGCCTGGGCCGGTCTTTCAGTGCTAGTTTCCATCAGGAATCAGCATGGAAAAAGATGTCCAGTATTCATGAGAGAAGG
- the BIVM gene encoding basic immunoglobulin-like variable motif-containing protein isoform X3 — protein sequence MPNDAEAERASDSGNHEHKSERKSPEENLQDAVQSFCTRASGAPLAAKGDGHYPWSCPVTHTREKIYAICSDYAFLNQATSIYKTPNPSRTSCLPDSTSLSAGNNSSRYIGIPTSTSEIIYNDENSLENLSNSLGKLPLAWEIDKSEFDGVTTNLKHKSGNVKKQISKKKASDKKGRHQREWPQHSPLEDIKQRKVLDLRRWYCISRPQYKTSCGISSLVSCWNFLYSTVGAGNLPPITQEEALHILGFQPPFEDIRFGPFTGNTTLMRWFRQINDHFHVKGCSYVLYKPHGKNKTAGETASGALSKLTRGLKDESMAYIYHCQNHYFCPIGFEATPVKANKAFSRGPLSPQEVEYWILIGESSRKHPAIHCKKWADIVTDLNTQNPEFLDIRHLERGLQYRKTKKRLFQKSNQ from the exons ATGCCTAACGATGCAGAAGCAGAAAGGGCAAGTGATTCTGGAAATCATGAGCACAAATCCGAGAGAAAGTCTCCTGAAGAGAACCTACAAGATGCTGTACAATCTTTCTGCACACGTGCCTCAGGAGCACCCTTGGCTGCCAAAGGAGATGGCCATTATCCGTGGAGCTGTCCAGTGACCCATACGCGGGAGAAAATTTATGCCATCTGTTCAGACTACGCCTTTCTCAACCAGGCAACCTCAATCTATAAAACTCCAAATCCATCCCGCACTTCTTGCCTCCCTGATAGTACCTCTTTATCTGCTGGAAATAATTCATCAAGATACATTGGCATCCCAACTAGTACATCAGAAATCATCTACAATGATGAAAATAGCTTGGAAAACTTATCCAATAGCCTGGGCAAGCTACCTCTCGCATGGGAAATTGATAAATCTGAATTTGATGGGGTGACCACAAATTTGAAACACAAATCAG GCAATGTAAAGaaacaaatttcaaagaaaaaagctTCAGATAAAAAAGGAAGACATCAAAGGGAGTGGCCCCAGCATTCTCCTCTTGAAGATATTAAGCAGCGGAAAGTATTAGACCTCAGACGATG GTACTGCATAAGCCGACCACAATATAAGACTTCTTGTGGTATCTCTTCATTAGTTTCTTGTTGGAATTTCTTATATAGCACAGTGGGAGCTGGAAA TCTTCCACCGATTACCCAAGAAGAAGCATTGCATATTTTGGGATTTCAACCCCCATTTGAAGATATTAGATTTGGCCCTTTCACTGGAAATACAACACTTATGAG ATGGTTTAGACAAATTAATGACCACTTCCATGTAAAAGGATGCTCGTACGTTCTATATAAGCCTCATGGGAAGAATAAAACAGCTGGAGAAACTG cttCAGGGGCCTTGTCGAAGTTAACTCGTGGATTAAAAGATGAATCCATGGCTTATATTTATCATTGCCAGAATCATTACTTTTGTCCGATTGGCTTTGAAGCAACCCCTGTTAAAGCCAATAAAGCATTCAG CAGGGGTCCCCTCTCACCACAAGAAGTAGAATATTGGATCTTAATTGGAGAATCAAGTAGAAAACATCCTGCTATTCACTGTAAAAA GTGGGCAGATATTGTTACTGATCTGAATACTCAAAATCCAGAATTTCTAGATATCCGGCACTTGGAGAGGGGGCTGCAGTATCGAAAAACCAAGAAG